The DNA sequence CGACTCATTTCGTTTAATTCTCGGGTATTGATATTGGTATCTAAATTCAGATATGGGTGTTGTTTGAAAATCATTACAATTTCTTCCAACGCAGTATTACCGGCTCTTTCGCCAATACCGTTTATAGTACATTCTATTTGTCTTGCTCCATTTATAGCCCCTGCAATTGAGTTTGCAGTCGCCATTCCTAAATCATTATGACAGTGGCAGGAAAGGATTACGTTTTCGATTCCTTTTACGTTTTCTTTTAAATATTTAATTTTTGCACCGTATTCTTCAGGCAAACAATAACCTGTAGTGTCAGGGATATTTAATACTGTTGCTCCCGATTTTATTACTTCTTCGCAAACTTTTGCAAGGAAAGCGTTATCCGTTCTACCGGCATCTTCGGCATAAAACTCCACATCTTCAACATAAGATTTTGCATGTGATACGGCATATTTTGCTCTGGCGATAATATCTTCTTTTGTCGTATTTAGTTTATGGAGTATGTGAGATTCTGATGTTCCGATTCCGGTGTGGATTCTTGGTTTTTTAGCATGTTTTAAGGCAGCTGCAGCAACATCGATGTCGTTTTTTACGGCTCTTGTTAGTCCGCAGACGGTTGCGTTTTCTACAATTTTACAAATCTCAGAGACCGATAAAAAATCGCCCGGACTTGACACAGGGAAACCTGCTTCAATGATGTCAACTCCCATCTTATCAAGTCGTTCTGCGATAACTAATTTTTGTTTCGTATCTAACTTACATCCCGGGACCTGTTCACCATCACGCAAAGTGGTGTCAAAAATTTGAACTTTCTCTCTATTCATATTCATTTATTTAATGTAATTTCACATCTTGATAACAAATATATGTTGTACTACTTCTGTATGAAATTCATTTTAATGAGATTATACTGTTTATAAAACAATTTATACGCTATTAAATAACTAAAAATCAATAAGTTACATTATTATATTTTACAATGGCTAACCATCAAAAAGATTTCTTATTTGTTCTGATAAAATCACTTTCAAAATCTGAAAAAAGGCAGTTTAAAATTTTTGCAAGTCGTTTGGAAACGAGTTCAAATACAAAATTTATTGAATTGTTTAATATTTTAGATAAGTCCGAAACTTATGATGAAAAACTCATTCTTAAGAGCGGAATCATAAAAAAAGTACAGCTATCTAACTTAAAATCATATTTGTACAAGCAGATATTGGTCAGTATTCGATTGAATATTCCAAGTCAGAACATTCGTTATCAGTTGCGGGAACAGATTGATTTTGCTGTTATTCTTTATAATAAAGGTCTTTATAGACAGAGTTTAAAGATCCTTGACAAGACAAAAATTCTGGCGCTGGAGAATGATGAAAAATATATGGCGTATGAGATTGTCGAATTCGAAAAACTAATCGAATCACAGTATATTACCAGAAGTATTCAGGGTCGCGCAGATGAATTAGTCGTGCAGGCCAAAGAATTGAACTATCGCAATACAATTTCAAGCAAATTATCGAATTTATCACTGCAATTGTACGGAATCATGCTAAAAACGGGTTACGTAAAAAGTGATGAGGAATATAAGTATATAGACGATTACTTTAATAAACACATCGCCAAGCTGGACGAGTCTAAGTTTGGTTTTCGTGAGAAGTATTGGTTTTATAATGCCAATCTGTGGCGTAGTTTCCTTGTTCAGGATTTTGTAGCAAGTTATAAATATGCTTATAAATGGGTGACTTTGTTTTACGATAATCCTAATATGATTTATTTGAATCCTGTATTTTTCCTAAAAGGGAATCATTATTTTCTGGAATCGCTTTATATGTTGAAATATAAAACGAATTTTAAAAAGTATTTGACACTTTTGGAAGAAACCATTCAGGATCCTAAATTTCCTGTGAACGATAATATTGCGTCGCTATCCTTTTTATACGTTTATAACAACAAACTAAATTTACATATCCTGGAAGGTACTTTTGCCGAAAGCGAATACCTGATCCCGGAGATTCTGGAGAAAATAAAACTGCACAATGAACATCTTGATGAACATCACGAAATGGTGTTCTATTATAAAATTGCGTGTATTTATTTTGGGAATGAGAAGTACAATGAGTCTATTCACTATTTGGATAAAATCATCAACAACAAAAATTTATCGATGCGCGAAGATTTAATGTGCTTTGCGCGTATCTTGTCTTTGATTGTGCATTATGAATTAGGGAAAGATTATTACTTGGAAAATCACCTTAAAAACACGTATAAGTTTTTACTGAAAATGAACGATCTGCATGAGGTTCAAAAGGAGATTATCAAATTCTTAAAGAACCTGAACAATTTTTATCCTGCCGATATTAAAAAGGAGTTTATTAAAATGAGGACTCGTTTTATAGAACTGGAGAAAATTACCTATGAAAAAAGGGCTTTTCTGTATTTAGACATTATTTCATGGCTGGAGAGCAAAATAGAAAACAGGAAAATTGCCGATATTATGAGGGAAAAGGCGAAACTTAATAGGTAAGATTAAAATTCCAATATTTTGAAATTCCAAATTCCAAAAAAACAAACCCGACAGGTTTTTAAAACCTGTCGGGTTTAAATTTGTAAACGAAATTCTATTTAAGGTAATAAAAACCATAAAAAAAATCCCAACCTCCAACAATTGGAATTTGGGATTTTAAATTATTGGAATTTACTACAATGTTATTCTATAATATTAGAAGTCGTAACATAGAAGTTTTTGTCTACTTCCAGTTTAGGTTCTTTACCTTCAATTTTTTCTGATTTCCATTCCTGAGTTGGTTTCAACCAGATTTCTTTTCCGTCTACCGTTACTTTTACCGGCATGTCAAACTTATTTACGCAGTTTGTCCAGTGGTATCCTAGTTGTCCGTCTTTAAACATATATTCAAAAACCGGAATTTTGGTACTTCTCAAATACTGATTGAAAATTTTGCTTAAATCAATTCCGGTTTGTGTGCTCATATAATCTTCAATCTGTTTAGTAGTAACGGTTTGATGATAAAAAGTACTGTTTAAACCTCTTAAAATTGATTTCCATTTGGCATCATCATTTACAATCTGACGAATCGTATGAAGCATATTGGCTCCTTTTGGATACATATCCCCGGAACCTTCATTGTTTACTTCATAATTACCTATAATCGGTTTGTCGTTTTGAATGTTTCTTCTGCATCCGATAACATATTCAGCTCCCGCTTCTTTGCCATAGTAATATTCCACAAAAAGACTCTCCGAATAATTGGTGAAACTTTCGTGAATCCACATGTCTGCAATGTCTTTGTACGTAATATTGTTTGCAAACCATTCGTGACCAGATTCATGAATGATGATAAAGTCAAATTTCATTCCCCATCCGGTACCGCTTAGATCATGACCTAAATAGCCGTTTTTGTATTCATTACCATAGGTTACAGAACTTTGGTGCTCCATACCTAAATAAGGCGCTTCAACCAGTTTATAGCTGTCTTCGTAGAAAGGATAAGGTCCAAACCAGTTTTCAAATGCTTTTAGCATTCTTGGTGCATCTTTAAAGTGCTCTTTGGCTTTGTCTAAGTTGTCTTTTAAAACATAATAACTGCAGTCCAGATCTCCTTTTTCTCCTTTATACTTCTCAGAAAAATGAGCATAATCTCCAATATTAATGTTTACACCGTAATTGTTGATTGGATTGGCCACGTACCAATTAAAGGTTCTCGTACCGTCTTTTTCTTTTTTAATGCTTTGTAATCTTCCATTAGAAACATCAGTCAAATCGCCCGGAACATTTACGCTGATCAACATGTTCTCCACTTCGTCATACATATGATCTTTGTTAGGCCACCAAACACTGGCGCCCAGACCCTGACAAGAGGAAGCGATGAAATCTTTCCCGTTTTTGTCTTTTTTCCAGGTAATTCCTCCGTCCCAAGGTGGTTTTATTGCTTCTTTAGGTTTTCCACCAAATGAAACCACAATCTCCTTTTTATCTCCTACTTTTTGAGCAGCAGTCAATTCGATGAAAAAAGCATTGCCATCTCTCACAAACTTTAGCTCTTTCCCATCCTGAGTGACTTTATAAATCTGCATGGGCTGCTGTAAGTCTATTTGCATTTTCGTCCCTGTTGACAAAACCGTATAACGAATCGTATTAGATCCGGTTATCGTTTTCTCAGAAGGGTTTACTTTAATATCCAGATGGTAATATTTCAAGTCCCACCAGGCTCTTTCTTTTGTGATGCTTCCGCGTAAAGTGTCCTGATGTGTAAAAGTAGTTTCAGACTTATTAAGAAGTCCTTGAGCATTGGTTCCGAAACTAACCAGAAAGGCTATAACAAAGCCTCCAAAGTAATTTTTCATAAATTTAGAAATTTGTAATAAATAAGGTATTTAAGCCAACTTAATCTGTAACAAATGTAAACATTCAGATTAAGTTATCTGAAATTTTATGATTTCTCTTCGAAATATTTAATGTTAAAATTCATTATTCTTCAGTATTTTAGCTTTTCTAAAAAACACCGCTTACTTTATGAAATCCAATTTAATACTATTTGTTTTATGTTTAGTTTTTTCTGTAACAGCTGGTGCCCAAACGATTCCGATTCATAAAACAAAAGGGAAAATAAGTATCGATGGTGATTTAGCTGATTGGAAGACACCATTTAAAGGTCCGTTTGTTATACATAACTCAGGTGGAAAGGCTACCCAACAAACCACTGTCTCTTTTGCTTGGGATGATGAAAATCTTTATGTTGCATATCGTTCTCAAGATGCTAAAATTGTCGGGTCAAAGAAGCAAAACGACTCGCAAATATTTAATAGTGATGATTTGGTTGAAATTTTTATAGATCCTGATGGAGATAGGCAAAATTATCTGGAAATCGGAGTTAATGCTTTCTCAACGCATTACGATATGCTCATCAAATGTATTTCGCCTGGTTGTGGAGGTTGGAATACTTCTATATCGTTTAACCTTTCCGGCATGCAAGCAGTTAGTAAAATAAATCCAAAAGGCTTTTCTACCGAAATAAAAATTCCTTTTTCGGGGTTGAAAAACATTCCGAATGGGAATTTTAACAAACCGAAAATCGGCACCAAATGGAAAGGAAATGCTTTTAGAATCGATTACGGTAATACGACTGAATATCTTGCATTACAGCCTTATAAGAATCCTGTATTTGGTTTCCATAAACCGGAGGAGTTTGCTGTTTTGGAGTTTGTGGAGTGAAAGGGTTGTTAATGGTTTGTTTCAGGTTTCAAGTTTCAGGTTTGAAGTTTCAGGTTTCAGGTTACTGCTTACTAGTTTTAGGGTTGTCACAATTCTGTCATTTCGAGCGAAGTCGAGAAATCACACAAGCTACCCTATTTCTATTTTCCTCAATTTTGTCGTACTGAGGAACGAAGTGTCTTCATGAGATAATCTGTAAAGTGAAGTTCAGCGGTATCGATTCAGCAAGCGTAGATCCTTCGTTCCTCAGGATGACAAACTGGACGGAGTTTTTGGTGTGATTTCTTGTGGGTTTACAGAAATGACAATCCACACAGTTTATTTTGCAAGGGTTCAGATTTCAGATTTCAGGTTACTGCATACTAGTTTTAGGGTTGTTGCAATTCTGTCATTTCGAGCGAAGTCGAGAAATCACACAAGCTGCTCCATTTCTATTTTCCTCAATTTTGTCATACTGAGGAAGGAAGTATCTTCGCAAGTAATTCCGTAAAGTGAAATTCAGCGGTATTAATTCAGTAAACTTATGTTCTTCAGGATGACAAACTGTACGGAGTTTCTGGTGTGATTTCTCACTTCGCTCGAAATGACAAAAAAAATATATTATCGTGCTGTAAGTATATTAATTTTGCTTTATGCTATTGAATACCCTCTCCTACTAAATACTTAAAAAACTCATTTTCTTTTTTCATTTTATCAATTTCAGTAGAAGTCTTCTTTTTTTGAAAATGGATATTTTGCAAAAACCGATCATTTAAATTTCCTTGACACGTATAGGTGTCTAAAAACATTGTTATTCCTTTTTTTAAGACTGTCGATTTTGGAAATTTATCCATCATAAAAGTACGAACAGAGTTGTCCTTTGAAACAAATAATTCTCCGGTGCTTTGGTTGATTATACTGTAATACGAATTCTCTTTTTCTAAAAAAAGAATCAATTTTTGTCCTGCTTTTGGTTTTTCAATTCGTCGGTCACACATCCAATCCTCAAAAATTTCGACTTTGATTTTCGGGGTTGATTTGCCTTTAATAAACTGATTTATTAAAAGTTCGTATTTCCCTTTCGAAACACTTGTGATAGATCCTTCGACAATTAAATCAGCCTTTGAAATAACTATAGAATAGGGTAAAATTCTCTTCTTATAATCGAAATTAACCGAAGGATTCAAAAATAATAAGAAGCATATAAAAAGTTTCATGATCAGATTTTTTAAACTAAAATACTACTTAATTCTGCTTTTAAGTTTATTTTTAAAAAAAAAATATCGAATAACTACTTCTGACGCTTCTTCAAAACATTTACAACGTCTTCCAGCTGAAAACCTTTGGCTTGTAGCAAAATTAAATAATGAAAAAGTAAATCAGCACTTTCACTTAAAAACAAATCATCATTATCGTCTTTGGCTTCGATTACCACTTCTACGGCCTCTTCCCCTACTTTCTGGGCAATTTTATTGATGCCTTTTTCAAATAGTGAAGCCACATAACTTTTCTCGGAATCAGCATTTTCTCTACGGACTTTGATTGTGTTTTCTAAATTGGAAATAAAACCATAAGACTCTTTATTTTCTTCCTGCCAGCAGGTATCTGCCCCTGTGTGACACGTTGGTCCAACGGGTTTTGCCTGGATTAATAAGGTATCGCCATCACAGTCATTTTTAATGTCTACTAAGTTTAAAAAGTTACCACTCTCCTCCCCTTTTGTCCAAAGTCTTTGTTTGGATCGGCTGAAAAAAGTAACTTTTTGAGTATCTATCGTTTTTTGAAGCGATTCTGCATTCATATAACCCAGCATTAAAACTGTTTTAGTCTCTGAATCCTGAACTATTGCCGGAATTAAATCGTCTGTGTTTTTTGAGAAATCTATGTTCATTATGATTTTATATTTTTGAATTCAGATCTTAGATTGCTGAATCCTGTTATAATTTAATTAATAAGTATTGGAATTTGGAATTTAAGAAATTTGGGATTTAAATTCTAACTTCAATACTATTGTTTTTAAGTTCTCTTTTTAAAGCTTTAATTTCGATTTCTTTAAAGTGAAAAACACTCGCAGCCAAAGCGGCATCTGCTTTTCCAATTTTAAATGAATCGACAAAATGTTGAATATTTCCGGCTCCTCCCGATGCAATAATCGGAATATTTACTAGTTCCGAGAGTTTTGCCAAAGCCTCGTTTGCAAATCCGTTTTTGGTTCCGTCATTGTCCATTGATGTGAATAAAATTTCGCCTGCACCACGTGCTGCAACTTCTACGGCCCAATCGAATAAATTTAACTCTGTAGGTACTTTTCCGCCTACTAAGTGTACAATCCATTGTCCGTTAATTTGTTTGGCATCGATTGCTACCACAACACATTGACTTCCGAATTTTTGTGCCAAATCATTGATTAATTGCGGGTTTTTTACAGCCGATGAATTGATTGATACTTTGTCAGCTCCATTGTTCAATAGGATTTCAACATCCTCGACAGAAGAAATCCCTCCTCCGACCGTAAACGGAATATTGATTTTTTCCGCAACATGGCGCACCATATTTACTAAAGTCTTTCTGCGTTCTTCCGTAGCGGAAATATCCAGGAAAACCAACTCATCTGCCCCTTCAGCTGAATATAACGCAGCAAGTTCTACAGGATCTCCCGCATCGCGCAAATCAACAAAATTGACGCCTTTTACGGTTCGACCGTTTTTTATATCTAAACAAGGTATGATTCTTTTTGCTAACATTTTTTTAATGTGTTAATTAGATAATGTGTCAATTGGATAATTTTAAAATTATGTAATTATTTGATACATAAGGTTTTCTTGAAAATAACATTTTTTTGTTGTTATGATTTGCATGTCATGATGCATCGTGGATACGTGCCATGGCACGTACCGTAAGGCGCATCGCATAGACGCACCGCATAGACGCACTGCTGTGCGTCTCTACATTGATAATATGTAATTTTCCAATTGTTTCAACGAAATTCGTCCTTCATAAATCGCTTTTCCGATGATGGTTCCTTCGCAGCCCAATTCGGCCAATTTGGGTAATTCATCAAATGTTGAGATTCCTCCTGATGCGATTAATTTAATCTCTGCTGCGTTCGATTTGACGGTACAATTCTCTATTATTTTTTTATATAAATCAAAACTGGGGCCTTCTAGCATCCCGTCTTTGGCAATGTCCGTGCAAATAACGTATTGAATTCCTTTGTTTTGATAGTCTTGAATAAATGGAACCAAATCTTCATTTGAGTCTTCTAACCAGCCTGAAACTGCCACTTTTTCATCTTTGGCATCTGCTCCCAGAATGATTTTATCAGAACCGTATTCTGCAATCCATTTTTGGAATAATTCTCTGTTTTTTACTGCGATACTGCCGCCTGTGATTTGATTTGCACCACTTTCAAAAGCAATTTTCAGATCGGAATCTGCTTTTAGTCCGCCTCCGAAATCAATCTTCAGTTTGGTCTTTGTTGCTATTTGTTCTAAGATTTTATAATTGACAATCTTGCTTGACTTGGCACCATCTAAATCGACTAAATGCAGATACTCGATTCCGTGTGCTTCAAATGATTTTGCGACTTCAAGCGGGTTTTCATTATAAATTATTTTGGTGTCATAATCTCCTTTGGACAAACGAACACATTTTCCGTCAATGATATCTATGGCTGGTATTATTCTCATGTTTATTATTTTAGATTTCTGATTTTAGATTTTAGATTCTAAAATTGGAATTGAAATAGATGTTTTTGGTTAAATTGGAATTTAAAATATTTAAATATTTAAAAAATTCCCCAGTATTTTCTCTCCAATGTCTCCGCTTTTTTCGGGGTGAAACTGGGTTCCGTAAAAATTATTTTTATGTAAGGCCGAGGCGTATTCAACATCGTAATGGGTTGTTGCTATGGCTTCGGGGCAACTTGGAGCATAAAAACTGTGTACCAAATACATGAATTCGTTCTCTGGAATTTCTCTAAACAAATCTGATTTCAAATTATAGATCTGATTCCAACCCATTTGAGGCACTTTTACGTTAGATGTGAATTTGACCACATCAACATCAAAAATACCTAATCCCTTGGTGTTTCCTTCTTCAGACGATTGGCACATCAGCTGCATTCCCAGACAAATTCCTAATACGGGTTGTTTTAGATTTGGAATCAAACAGTCCAAACCACTCTCAATCAGTTTTTCCATTGCTGAACTTGCTTCGCCAACTCCGGGGAAAATCACTTTGTCGGCAGCCAGAATTTCTTCCGGATTATTGCTCAGGATGGCCTTGTAACCCAGTCTTTCAATAGCAAACATGATGCTTTGAATATTTCCTGCCCCGTAATTTATGATAACTATTTTCATTTTTATTCTTTGGTATGTTTTGTTTCAAGTTTCAAGTTTCACGTTCTGTGCGTAACTTGAAACCTGAAACCTGAAACTTTGAACAATCTTAAACTTGTTAAAGCATCCCTTTCGTTGATGGTAGAATCATTTTCTCTGTATCTCGTTTTACTGCTACTTTTATCGCTTTGGCGAAGGCTTTAAAGATCGCTTCGATTTTGTGGTGTTCGTTTGTTCCTTCGGCTTTTATGTTGATGTTGGCTTTGGCTCCATCGGAAAATGATTTGAAGAAGTGATAAAACATTTCGGTTGGCATTTTTCCAACCATTTCACGTTTGAATTCGGCTTCCCAAACCAACCAATTTCTTCCTCCGAAGTCAATGGCAACCTGCGCGAGGCAATCGTCCATTGGAAGACAGAAACCATATCGCTCTATTCCTAACTTATTGCCTAATGCTTTTGCGTATACTTCGCCCAAAGCAATTGCAGTATCTTCAATGGTGTGGTGTTCATCGACTTCTAAATCCCCTTTTACAGTAATTTCTAAGTCCATTTGACCGTGACGTGCAATCTGATCTAACATATGATCAAAAAAGGCAATTCCGGTTTCGATCTTGCTTTTACCGGTTCCGTCTAAGTTTAAACCAATAAAAATATCAGTTTCGTTTGTTTTTCTGGTAATTGAGGCTGAACGTTCTTCTAATTTCAGAAATTCATAAATCGTTTTCCAGCTTGTTGTTTGAAGAATAATGGTATCGTTTAATTCTTCTCGTTTTATGCTGATTTCATTGGTGCCGATTCCATCAGTATGATTTATAAAGATGGCTTTTGCTCCTAAATTTTTAGCTAATTCAACATCGGTTAGACGATCTCCTAAAACAAATGAATTCTCTAAATCATATTGGGGATTATTCAAGTATTTAGTTAGCATTCCGGTTCTTGGCTTGCGTGTTGGTGCGTTTTCTTCAGGGAAAGACTTATCAATGAAGATATCATCAAACAATACGCCTTCATTTTCAAAGGCTTTCAGAATAAAATTTTGTGTTGGCCAAAAGGTATCTTCGGGGAAACTGTCTGTTCCTAATCCGTCTTGATTGGTTACCATAGCCAATTCATAGTCGAGTTCGCTGGCGATTTTGGCTAAATATTGAAATGCTTTTGGATAAAATTCTACTTTATCCAGGCTGTCTAATTGATAATTTTCGGGTTCTAAAACAATCGTTCCGTCACGATCGATAAAAAGTACTTTTTTCATAGTTTGATTCTTTTTTTTTGCCACTAATTTCGCGAATTGCACTAATTTGTTTATTGATGGTGAATTTTTAATTGGCCACAGATTAACACAGATTAAACTGATTTTTTTTCTTTGCCGCTAATTTCACGAATTGCGCTAATTTGATTGTTAACGGTAAATTTTAAACTGGCCACTGATTACACAGATTAGAATGATTTTTTTCTTTGTTGCGAATTGCTCTAGTTTTATGATTAGTATAATCGTTGTGTTTTTGGGCAAGAATAATTTTGCGTTCTTGGCGTAATCCTTTGCGAACTTTGAGGTTAATTTTTTACTTCAACAACTTCAATTCCTTAATTAAAACTGCATTTTCTTCTGGGATTCCGATTGTGAATCGAAGACAGTTTTCGCATAAAGCTTGTGTTGTACGGTTTCTGATTACGATTCCTTTTGCAATTAATTCATCATATCTTTTGTTGGCATTGTCTACTTTTACAAGAATGAAATTGGCCTCTGTGGGATATATTTTCTCTACAAAAGAAACTTCGAGTAAAACTTTAAGTAATTCCTCTCTTTGTTCAATAATAGAACTAATTTCTGATTTTATTTTTTCTGAATCATTCAAGCGAACTATCGCTCTTTGTTGTGTTAATTCATTTACATTATAGGGCGGCTTTATTTTATTCAAAACCAAAATTATTGCTGCTGAAGCATAACAAACTCCCAATCGGATTCCTGCCAAACCGTAGGCTTTAGAAAGTGTTTGTGTGATGACTAAATTAGGGTATTCATCCATTTCGGTGAGCCAGCTTTCTTTGTCAGAAAAATCAATATAGGCTTCATCAATTACAATCAAACCTTTGAAGTTCTGAAGTAATTTTACCACGCTTTCATCCGAAAAAGAATTGCCGGTTGGATTATTTGGAGAGCAAAAAAAGATGATTTTGGTATTGTCATCAACGGCATCTAAGATTTTCTCTACTTGTGGTTGAAAATCAGTCGAAAGTAAAACCTCTCTGTTTTCTACTGCGTTTATGTCGGCTAGAACGCCATACATGCCGTAGGTCGGCGGCAACGAAATGATATTGTCTTTTTTAGGTTCACAGAAAGCTCTGAAAAGCAAATCTAAGACTTCATCACTACCGTTCCCCAGTAGAATCTGATTTGGGTTTACTTTATTGTTTTTTGCTAAAATAGCTTTCACCGAATTTTGCTGTGGATCCGGGTAGCGATTTACACCATTTTGAAACGGATTTTCATTCGCGTCCAAAAAAATCATGTTCGCAGTATTAAAATCCTCAAACTCGTCTCGTGCAGACGAATACGGCTTTAGGGTTTTTACGTTTTCACGTGTTATTGTATTTAGGTCGAATTTCATTTTATTTTATTTTTTTAAGAAGTGAATTTGTGAAATGTGATTTGTGAAAATGTGAATTGTAAAAATTCAGAATCATTTAAAAACCCTTTTTTATCTCGTATTTCAAATCTTTCATTCTATATTTTACAAATTCACAACTTACTTCTTACTTTTCCATTAAACTTTCCAGTCGTAGTGTTACTGCATTTTTATGGGCTTGCAAGCCTTCTGCTTCCGCCATAAGTTCGATTGCCTTTCCGATATTTTGAATTCCTTTTTCTGATATTTTCTGAAACGTCATTGATTTCATGAAGCTGTCCAAGTTTACACCGCTGTAATTCTTGGCATATCCGTTAGTCGGTAGTGTGTGATTGGTTCCTGATGCGTAATCTCCGGCACTTTCAGGGGTGTAATTTCCGATAAAAACAGAGCCTGCGTTTAGTACACCATTGCAATAAAAATCATCATACTCGGAGCAAATAATAAAGTGTTCCGGACCGTAATCATTAATTAAGTCCAAGGCAATTGTATCATTTTCGACTAAGATTAGTTTGGAGTTTTCGATCGCCTTTTTTGCTATCGCTTTTCTTGGAAGAGCCTCAATCTGAATCTGAATTTCCTTTTCTACCGCGTCAATTAGTTTTTTTGAAGTCGAAACTAAAATTACCTGACTGTCTGTCCCATGTTCCGCCTGTGATAACAAATCAGAGGCTACGAAGGCGGGAACCGCAGTGTTGTCGGCCACAACTAATAATTCTGAAGGTCCGGCTGGCATATCAATCGCAACACCAAATTGAGTGGCGAGTTGTTTGGCAACTGTAACAAACTGATTTCCGGGGCCAAAAATTTTATATACTTTTGGTATA is a window from the Flavobacterium cupriresistens genome containing:
- a CDS encoding 2-isopropylmalate synthase codes for the protein MNREKVQIFDTTLRDGEQVPGCKLDTKQKLVIAERLDKMGVDIIEAGFPVSSPGDFLSVSEICKIVENATVCGLTRAVKNDIDVAAAALKHAKKPRIHTGIGTSESHILHKLNTTKEDIIARAKYAVSHAKSYVEDVEFYAEDAGRTDNAFLAKVCEEVIKSGATVLNIPDTTGYCLPEEYGAKIKYLKENVKGIENVILSCHCHNDLGMATANSIAGAINGARQIECTINGIGERAGNTALEEIVMIFKQHPYLNLDTNINTRELNEMSRLVSESMGMIVQPNKAIVGANAFAHSSGIHQDGVIKNRATYEIMDPLDVGVNESSIILTARSGRAALAYRAKKVGYELTKTQLDIVYIEFLKFADIKKEVLDVDIHQIIEASKIEGDLIRN
- the hisIE gene encoding bifunctional phosphoribosyl-AMP cyclohydrolase/phosphoribosyl-ATP diphosphatase HisIE, whose protein sequence is MNIDFSKNTDDLIPAIVQDSETKTVLMLGYMNAESLQKTIDTQKVTFFSRSKQRLWTKGEESGNFLNLVDIKNDCDGDTLLIQAKPVGPTCHTGADTCWQEENKESYGFISNLENTIKVRRENADSEKSYVASLFEKGINKIAQKVGEEAVEVVIEAKDDNDDLFLSESADLLFHYLILLQAKGFQLEDVVNVLKKRQK
- a CDS encoding M1 family metallopeptidase, producing the protein MKNYFGGFVIAFLVSFGTNAQGLLNKSETTFTHQDTLRGSITKERAWWDLKYYHLDIKVNPSEKTITGSNTIRYTVLSTGTKMQIDLQQPMQIYKVTQDGKELKFVRDGNAFFIELTAAQKVGDKKEIVVSFGGKPKEAIKPPWDGGITWKKDKNGKDFIASSCQGLGASVWWPNKDHMYDEVENMLISVNVPGDLTDVSNGRLQSIKKEKDGTRTFNWYVANPINNYGVNINIGDYAHFSEKYKGEKGDLDCSYYVLKDNLDKAKEHFKDAPRMLKAFENWFGPYPFYEDSYKLVEAPYLGMEHQSSVTYGNEYKNGYLGHDLSGTGWGMKFDFIIIHESGHEWFANNITYKDIADMWIHESFTNYSESLFVEYYYGKEAGAEYVIGCRRNIQNDKPIIGNYEVNNEGSGDMYPKGANMLHTIRQIVNDDAKWKSILRGLNSTFYHQTVTTKQIEDYMSTQTGIDLSKIFNQYLRSTKIPVFEYMFKDGQLGYHWTNCVNKFDMPVKVTVDGKEIWLKPTQEWKSEKIEGKEPKLEVDKNFYVTTSNIIE
- the hisH gene encoding imidazole glycerol phosphate synthase subunit HisH, with amino-acid sequence MKIVIINYGAGNIQSIMFAIERLGYKAILSNNPEEILAADKVIFPGVGEASSAMEKLIESGLDCLIPNLKQPVLGICLGMQLMCQSSEEGNTKGLGIFDVDVVKFTSNVKVPQMGWNQIYNLKSDLFREIPENEFMYLVHSFYAPSCPEAIATTHYDVEYASALHKNNFYGTQFHPEKSGDIGEKILGNFLNI
- a CDS encoding carbohydrate-binding family 9-like protein, giving the protein MKSNLILFVLCLVFSVTAGAQTIPIHKTKGKISIDGDLADWKTPFKGPFVIHNSGGKATQQTTVSFAWDDENLYVAYRSQDAKIVGSKKQNDSQIFNSDDLVEIFIDPDGDRQNYLEIGVNAFSTHYDMLIKCISPGCGGWNTSISFNLSGMQAVSKINPKGFSTEIKIPFSGLKNIPNGNFNKPKIGTKWKGNAFRIDYGNTTEYLALQPYKNPVFGFHKPEEFAVLEFVE
- the hisA gene encoding 1-(5-phosphoribosyl)-5-[(5-phosphoribosylamino)methylideneamino]imidazole-4-carboxamide isomerase — protein: MRIIPAIDIIDGKCVRLSKGDYDTKIIYNENPLEVAKSFEAHGIEYLHLVDLDGAKSSKIVNYKILEQIATKTKLKIDFGGGLKADSDLKIAFESGANQITGGSIAVKNRELFQKWIAEYGSDKIILGADAKDEKVAVSGWLEDSNEDLVPFIQDYQNKGIQYVICTDIAKDGMLEGPSFDLYKKIIENCTVKSNAAEIKLIASGGISTFDELPKLAELGCEGTIIGKAIYEGRISLKQLENYILSM
- the hisF gene encoding imidazole glycerol phosphate synthase subunit HisF translates to MLAKRIIPCLDIKNGRTVKGVNFVDLRDAGDPVELAALYSAEGADELVFLDISATEERRKTLVNMVRHVAEKINIPFTVGGGISSVEDVEILLNNGADKVSINSSAVKNPQLINDLAQKFGSQCVVVAIDAKQINGQWIVHLVGGKVPTELNLFDWAVEVAARGAGEILFTSMDNDGTKNGFANEALAKLSELVNIPIIASGGAGNIQHFVDSFKIGKADAALAASVFHFKEIEIKALKRELKNNSIEVRI